One Chlamydiota bacterium DNA window includes the following coding sequences:
- a CDS encoding clan AA aspartic protease: protein MGITQVTAAVRNPSDASRFWEGLFLVDTGSVDCLVPGKYLKSIGLLPRGQRSYELADGTEVKLDITVAEIEFMGERVGSTVIFGKDDAEPILGVTALESVGIEVDPRNQRLKRLPAVRLKSL from the coding sequence ATGGGTATAACGCAGGTCACGGCCGCTGTTCGTAATCCTTCAGATGCTAGCCGCTTTTGGGAAGGTCTTTTTCTTGTCGACACAGGATCTGTAGATTGCTTGGTTCCTGGAAAATATTTGAAGTCGATAGGGCTTTTACCTAGAGGACAAAGATCCTATGAGCTGGCTGATGGAACGGAAGTAAAATTGGATATCACGGTCGCCGAAATCGAATTCATGGGCGAGAGGGTGGGATCCACCGTTATCTTTGGAAAAGATGATGCTGAGCCTATCTTGGGCGTGACGGCTCTTGAATCTGTCGGAATTGAGGTAGACCCTAGAAATCAAAGACTCAAACGACTTCCTGCCGTTAGGCTAAAATCGCTGTAG
- a CDS encoding CopG family transcriptional regulator, producing the protein MTTKEFDRKFNEGEDVSQFLDAKKAIVTKQIHRVNVDFPSYLLKRLDEEARKMGVARTALIKVWLAERLGLGL; encoded by the coding sequence ATAACAACCAAGGAATTTGATCGTAAATTTAATGAAGGTGAGGATGTATCACAATTTCTGGATGCAAAGAAAGCTATTGTTACCAAACAGATTCACAGGGTGAATGTTGATTTTCCTTCTTATCTACTGAAACGGCTGGATGAAGAGGCTCGAAAAATGGGGGTTGCACGTACTGCCTTAATTAAGGTATGGCTGGCCGAACGGCTGGGGTTGGGGCTATGA